From the genome of Azospira restricta, one region includes:
- the murD gene encoding UDP-N-acetylmuramoyl-L-alanine--D-glutamate ligase, producing the protein MDVKGKQALVLGLGETGLAMAKWLAREGARVRVADSRAAPPNAAELRAAVPAAELVAGPFAAATFAGVDLIAISPGLPVQEANVQAAIAAGVPVVSEIELFAWAVHARTPQARIVAITGSNGKTTTTALAAHLANAAGVPAVACGNISPAALDALMAALDGNALPALWVLELSSFQLETTHSLDADAATVLNICEDHLDRYAGLDDYAAAKARIFKGCRVMVLNRDDDRSLGMGRCGKALVSFGLDRPPRAADYGLADGWLMRGSERLLPVAEMKLAGLHNAANALAALALLEGVGIAPQRVLAALREFRGLAHRVEFVTRVNGVDYYDDSKGTNVGATLAAIQGMGRKLAIILGGDGKGQDFAPLAAALAAHGRAVALIGRDAPAIEAAIAGCGLPLQRCADMDAAVAFCAAQAQPGDAVLLSPACASLDMYRNYAHRAEAFIAAVKAREGAAC; encoded by the coding sequence ATGGACGTCAAGGGTAAACAGGCACTGGTGCTCGGCCTCGGCGAAACGGGGCTGGCCATGGCGAAGTGGCTCGCGCGCGAAGGCGCGCGCGTGCGCGTCGCCGACAGCCGCGCCGCGCCGCCGAATGCCGCCGAGTTGCGGGCGGCGGTGCCGGCGGCCGAGCTGGTCGCGGGCCCGTTCGCCGCGGCGACCTTCGCCGGCGTCGATTTGATCGCCATCTCGCCCGGCCTGCCGGTGCAGGAGGCCAACGTGCAGGCGGCGATCGCAGCCGGCGTGCCGGTGGTGTCCGAGATCGAGCTGTTCGCCTGGGCGGTGCATGCGCGCACGCCGCAGGCCAGGATCGTCGCCATCACCGGCAGCAACGGCAAGACGACGACGACCGCGCTCGCCGCCCACCTCGCCAATGCCGCCGGCGTGCCGGCGGTGGCCTGCGGCAACATCTCGCCGGCGGCGCTCGACGCGCTGATGGCGGCGCTCGACGGCAACGCGCTACCGGCGCTGTGGGTGCTGGAGCTGTCGAGCTTCCAGCTGGAAACGACGCACAGCCTCGATGCCGACGCGGCGACCGTGCTCAACATCTGCGAGGACCACCTCGACCGCTATGCCGGCCTCGACGACTACGCGGCGGCCAAGGCGCGCATCTTCAAGGGTTGCCGCGTGATGGTGCTCAACCGCGACGACGACCGCAGCCTGGGCATGGGACGCTGCGGCAAGGCGCTGGTCAGCTTCGGCCTTGACCGGCCGCCGCGCGCCGCCGACTACGGCCTGGCCGACGGCTGGCTGATGCGCGGCAGCGAGCGTCTGCTGCCGGTCGCCGAGATGAAGCTGGCCGGGCTGCACAACGCGGCCAACGCGCTGGCGGCGCTGGCGCTGCTCGAGGGCGTCGGCATCGCGCCGCAACGCGTGCTGGCGGCGCTGCGCGAATTCCGCGGGCTCGCCCACCGCGTCGAGTTCGTCACCCGCGTCAATGGCGTCGACTACTACGACGACTCGAAGGGCACCAACGTCGGCGCCACGCTGGCGGCGATCCAGGGCATGGGCCGCAAGCTGGCGATCATCCTCGGCGGCGACGGCAAGGGGCAGGACTTCGCGCCGCTCGCCGCGGCGCTCGCCGCGCACGGCCGCGCGGTGGCGCTGATCGGCCGCGACGCGCCGGCGATCGAGGCGGCCATCGCCGGCTGCGGCCTGCCGCTGCAGCGCTGCGCCGACATGGACGCCGCCGTCGCCTTCTGTGCCGCGCAGGCGCAGCCGGGCGACGCGGTGCTGCTGTCGCCGGCCTGCGCCAGCCTCGACATGTACCGCAACTACGCGCACCGCGCCGAGGCCTTCATCGCCGCGGTGAAGGCGAGGGAGGGCGCCGCATGCTGA
- the mraY gene encoding phospho-N-acetylmuramoyl-pentapeptide-transferase, which yields MLLMLAQWLGQDVRAFNVFGYITLRTVLAAMTALIISFIAGPRVIRWLAAKKIGQAVRTDGPQTHLAKSGTPTMGGVLILIAIAITTLLWADLSNRYVWVVLIVTVGFGAIGWYDDWKKVVYRDPKGLASRWKYFWQSVIGAAVAVYLGMTATLPAQMELIVPFFKSVAYPLGVIGFMILTYFVIVGTSNAVNLTDGLDGLAIMPAVMVAAALAIFAYVAGNAVYAKYLFVPYIPGAGELCIFLGAMAGAGLGFLWFNAYPAEVFMGDVGALALGGALGTVAVIVRQEIVLAIMGGVFVAETLSVAAQVLYFKFTGGKRIFRMAPLHHHYELGGWKETQVVVRFWIITIMLVLFGLSTLKLR from the coding sequence ATGCTCTTGATGCTCGCCCAGTGGCTCGGCCAGGATGTGCGCGCCTTCAACGTCTTCGGCTACATCACGCTGCGCACGGTGCTCGCCGCGATGACCGCGCTGATCATCTCCTTCATCGCCGGTCCGCGCGTGATCCGCTGGCTGGCGGCGAAGAAGATCGGCCAGGCGGTGCGCACCGACGGCCCGCAGACGCACCTCGCGAAATCCGGCACGCCGACGATGGGCGGCGTGCTGATCCTGATCGCGATCGCGATCACCACGCTGCTCTGGGCCGACCTCTCCAACCGCTACGTCTGGGTGGTGCTGATCGTCACCGTCGGCTTCGGCGCGATCGGCTGGTACGACGACTGGAAGAAGGTGGTGTACCGCGACCCGAAGGGGCTTGCCTCGCGCTGGAAGTACTTCTGGCAGTCGGTGATCGGCGCCGCGGTCGCCGTCTACCTCGGCATGACGGCGACGCTGCCGGCGCAGATGGAACTGATCGTGCCCTTCTTCAAGAGCGTCGCCTACCCGCTCGGCGTGATCGGCTTCATGATCCTGACCTACTTCGTCATCGTCGGCACCTCGAACGCGGTGAACCTGACCGACGGCCTCGACGGCCTGGCGATCATGCCGGCGGTGATGGTCGCCGCGGCGCTGGCGATCTTCGCCTACGTCGCCGGCAACGCGGTGTACGCCAAGTACCTGTTCGTTCCCTACATCCCGGGGGCCGGCGAGCTGTGCATCTTCCTCGGCGCGATGGCCGGGGCCGGGCTCGGCTTCCTGTGGTTCAACGCCTATCCGGCCGAGGTCTTCATGGGCGACGTCGGCGCGCTGGCGCTGGGCGGCGCGCTCGGCACCGTCGCCGTCATCGTCCGCCAGGAAATCGTGCTGGCGATCATGGGCGGCGTCTTCGTCGCCGAGACGCTGTCGGTCGCGGCGCAGGTCCTCTACTTCAAGTTCACCGGCGGCAAGCGCATCTTCCGCATGGCGCCGCTGCACCACCACTACGAACTCGGGGGGTGGAAGGAAACGCAGGTGGTGGTCCGCTTCTGGATCATCACCATCATGCTCGTGCTGTTCGGGCTGTCGACGCTGAAGCTGCGCTAA